A DNA window from Pseudodesulfovibrio thermohalotolerans contains the following coding sequences:
- a CDS encoding electron transport complex subunit E, producing MNRLWKEFSKGLWKDLPPFKLVLGLCPVLAVTNTANNGLGMGMAVVFVLTLSNLMVSLLRKIIPAKVRIACFIVVAASLVVAVELLMQAFAYPLYQQLGIFVPLIVVNCIILGRAEAFASKNPPLLSMADGLGMGLGFTMSLTFLGALRELLGTGMVFGVNVAWDGFQPIGIMVKAPGAFVSLGVLLAIMTFVENVRRKRRGLAAVQGPTHDCGSCGGCGQKNC from the coding sequence ATGAACAGATTGTGGAAGGAATTCTCAAAGGGACTGTGGAAGGACCTGCCCCCGTTCAAGCTGGTGCTCGGCCTCTGCCCGGTCCTGGCCGTGACCAACACGGCGAACAACGGGCTCGGCATGGGCATGGCCGTGGTCTTTGTCCTGACCCTGTCCAACCTGATGGTCTCCCTGCTCAGAAAAATCATCCCGGCCAAGGTGCGCATCGCCTGCTTCATCGTGGTGGCCGCGTCCCTGGTGGTGGCCGTCGAGCTGCTCATGCAGGCGTTCGCCTACCCGCTGTACCAGCAGCTCGGCATCTTCGTGCCGCTCATCGTGGTCAACTGCATCATCCTGGGCCGGGCCGAGGCATTCGCCTCCAAGAACCCGCCGCTTCTGTCCATGGCCGACGGCCTGGGCATGGGGCTCGGCTTCACCATGTCGCTGACCTTCCTGGGGGCCCTGCGCGAGTTGCTCGGCACGGGCATGGTCTTCGGGGTCAACGTGGCCTGGGACGGGTTCCAGCCTATCGGCATCATGGTCAAGGCTCCCGGCGCATTCGTCTCGCTGGGCGTGCTGCTGGCCATCATGACCTTCGTTGAAAACGTCCGGCGCAAGCGCAGGGGACTAGCCGCGGTCCAGGGTCCGACCCACGACTGCGGCTCCTGCGGCGGCTGCGGACAGAAGAACTGCTAA
- a CDS encoding malic enzyme-like NAD(P)-binding protein, with protein sequence MALFTKQEALDYHSIGRKGKVEVVPVKPCKNQKHLSMAYSPGVAEACMAIHADPELAYEYTGRGNLVAVVSNGTAVLGLGNIGPLAGKPVMEGKGVLFKVFGDVDVYDINLDVTDPDKLCDVVKALEPTFGGINLEDIKAPECFYIEEKLKKEMNIPVFHDDQHGTAIVTAAGMMNALEISGKDPAEMRVVISGAGAAAIACTNLYRNMGVKFENIAMFDSKGHINKSRTDLNEFKQQYATEKAYGSLAEAMVGADCFLGLSKAGVVSKEMVKSMSDNCPIIFACANPNPEISYDDAKEARPDCIMGTGRSDFPNQVNNVLGFPFIFRGALDCGATAITEGMKLAAAQALADLAKTEAPKYVCEAFGVDKLEFGTDYVIPKALDLRLIEYVSVAVAKAAMEEGVARKPLDLEEYKASLGKRIADSSQRINAFVDTYHLGI encoded by the coding sequence ATGGCATTATTCACCAAACAGGAAGCCCTGGACTATCATTCCATCGGCAGGAAGGGAAAGGTCGAGGTCGTCCCGGTCAAGCCGTGCAAGAATCAGAAGCATCTGTCCATGGCCTACAGCCCCGGCGTCGCCGAAGCGTGCATGGCCATCCATGCCGATCCCGAACTGGCCTACGAGTACACCGGCCGCGGCAACCTGGTCGCGGTGGTCTCCAACGGCACCGCCGTGCTCGGCCTGGGCAACATCGGTCCCCTGGCGGGCAAGCCCGTCATGGAGGGCAAGGGCGTTCTGTTCAAGGTCTTCGGCGATGTGGACGTCTACGACATCAACCTCGACGTGACCGACCCCGACAAGCTCTGCGACGTGGTCAAGGCCCTGGAGCCCACCTTCGGCGGCATCAACCTCGAAGACATCAAGGCTCCCGAATGCTTCTACATCGAAGAGAAGCTGAAAAAGGAAATGAACATCCCGGTCTTCCATGACGATCAGCACGGCACGGCCATCGTTACCGCCGCCGGCATGATGAACGCCCTCGAAATCTCCGGCAAGGACCCGGCGGAAATGCGCGTGGTCATCTCCGGCGCGGGCGCGGCCGCCATCGCCTGCACCAACCTGTATCGCAACATGGGCGTCAAGTTCGAAAACATCGCCATGTTCGATTCCAAGGGACACATCAACAAGTCCCGCACCGACCTGAACGAGTTCAAGCAGCAGTACGCCACCGAGAAGGCCTACGGCTCCCTGGCCGAAGCCATGGTCGGCGCGGACTGCTTCCTCGGCCTGTCCAAGGCCGGCGTTGTCTCCAAGGAAATGGTCAAGTCCATGTCCGACAACTGCCCGATCATCTTCGCCTGCGCCAACCCCAACCCGGAGATATCCTACGACGACGCCAAGGAAGCCCGCCCCGACTGCATCATGGGCACCGGCCGTTCCGACTTCCCCAACCAGGTGAATAACGTCCTCGGCTTCCCGTTCATCTTCCGCGGGGCGTTGGACTGCGGCGCGACCGCTATCACCGAAGGCATGAAGCTGGCAGCCGCTCAGGCCCTGGCCGACCTGGCCAAGACCGAGGCTCCGAAATACGTCTGCGAGGCGTTCGGCGTGGACAAGCTGGAATTCGGCACGGACTACGTCATCCCCAAGGCGCTGGACCTGCGGCTCATCGAGTACGTCTCCGTGGCCGTGGCCAAGGCCGCCATGGAGGAAGGCGTGGCCCGCAAGCCGCTCGACCTGGAAGAGTACAAGGCTTCCCTCGGCAAGCGCATCGCCGACTCCAGTCAGCGAATCAACGCATTCGTCGACACCTATCATCTCGGAATATAA
- a CDS encoding RnfABCDGE type electron transport complex subunit D, giving the protein MKPLNPFALTVSVPPHRHCGTTVRDRMLTILVAMLPAAVMASMTFGMPAIRVMALSMATAVLAEMACDYFMDRETDVNDFHAFTVGLSFAFLLPASAPWWLVAFGSAASIVLGKMAFGPLGGSPFCAPLVGWAICRISWPSFMDIDASMLGMDLTYPLAQLKNFGLDAVQITDTRQLFLGKQLGGLGAIQIAGVLLGGMLLVMRKHVSSIIPVGVIGGVALTAFLFNWIDPSMYASPAFHLLTGSTLFGAFFLATDGPSSPNRQIPMLLFGLLVGALIVIIRIYGIYPDGVPFAILLANLFTPALERIRPKPFGRR; this is encoded by the coding sequence GTGAAGCCTCTCAACCCCTTTGCCCTGACCGTCTCGGTCCCGCCCCACCGCCATTGCGGCACAACGGTACGGGACCGGATGCTGACCATACTGGTGGCCATGCTGCCCGCCGCAGTCATGGCGTCCATGACCTTCGGGATGCCGGCCATCCGGGTCATGGCCCTGTCCATGGCCACGGCCGTGCTGGCCGAAATGGCCTGTGATTATTTCATGGACCGCGAAACCGACGTCAATGACTTCCACGCCTTTACCGTGGGGCTGTCCTTCGCCTTCCTGCTCCCGGCCTCCGCGCCGTGGTGGCTGGTCGCCTTCGGCAGCGCAGCCTCCATCGTGCTGGGCAAGATGGCCTTCGGCCCTCTGGGCGGCAGCCCGTTCTGCGCCCCGCTGGTCGGCTGGGCCATCTGCCGCATCTCCTGGCCCTCGTTCATGGACATCGACGCCTCCATGCTGGGCATGGACCTGACCTATCCCCTGGCCCAGCTCAAGAACTTCGGCCTGGACGCAGTGCAGATCACCGACACCCGGCAGCTCTTCCTGGGCAAGCAGCTCGGCGGCCTGGGCGCGATCCAAATCGCGGGCGTGCTCTTGGGCGGAATGCTTTTGGTCATGCGTAAACACGTCTCGTCCATCATCCCGGTGGGGGTCATCGGCGGCGTAGCCCTGACCGCCTTCCTGTTCAACTGGATCGACCCGTCGATGTATGCCTCCCCGGCCTTCCATCTGCTGACCGGGTCCACCCTGTTCGGAGCGTTCTTCCTGGCCACGGACGGACCGTCCAGCCCCAACCGGCAGATCCCCATGCTGCTCTTCGGCCTTCTGGTCGGAGCGCTCATCGTCATCATCCGGATTTACGGGATCTACCCGGACGGCGTGCCCTTCGCCATCCTGCTGGCCAACCTGTTCACCCCGGCGCTCGAACGCATCCGGCCCAAGCCGTTCGGAAGGAGATAG
- a CDS encoding electron transport complex protein RnfA gives MQEYFLLFIGAMFVNNIVLAQYLGNCPFIGTSKETSVAVGMGGAVVFVAVMAAAITWLVQEFVLAPFGLGFLQTLAFILVIASLVQFVEMFLKKMVPPLYKSLGIFLPLITTNCAVMGIALICQREEFGFFKTIMFSLASGLGFMLALVLLAGIRERLSVRRLPIAMRGTPIGLIMAGLMSLAFFAFQGMI, from the coding sequence ATGCAGGAATACTTCCTTCTTTTTATCGGGGCGATGTTCGTCAACAACATCGTTCTGGCCCAATACCTGGGCAACTGCCCCTTCATCGGCACCTCCAAGGAGACGTCCGTGGCCGTGGGCATGGGCGGAGCCGTGGTCTTCGTGGCCGTCATGGCCGCAGCCATCACCTGGCTGGTCCAGGAGTTCGTCCTGGCCCCATTCGGTCTGGGCTTCCTCCAAACCCTGGCCTTCATCCTGGTCATCGCATCGCTGGTCCAGTTCGTGGAAATGTTTCTCAAGAAGATGGTCCCGCCGCTCTACAAGTCGCTGGGCATCTTCCTGCCGCTCATCACCACCAACTGCGCGGTCATGGGTATCGCGCTGATCTGCCAACGCGAGGAATTCGGCTTCTTCAAGACGATAATGTTCTCGCTGGCGTCCGGGCTCGGCTTCATGCTCGCCCTGGTGCTTCTGGCGGGCATCCGCGAACGGCTGTCCGTACGGCGGCTGCCCATCGCCATGCGCGGCACGCCCATCGGCCTCATCATGGCCGGGCTCATGTCCCTGGCCTTCTTCGCCTTCCAGGGAATGATCTAA
- a CDS encoding 4Fe-4S dicluster domain-containing protein produces the protein MNTRSTHTATAELTLNRHCPLVTCGQKIERGERIATASDPGMGDIHAPFPGSVEHVDPYRIRIAREGGETVDPAILHDLGGQELLARLRELGADLPAREQVDILILNGVDEEPGLLSRRTLLAEKLETLRTGASALVRGYKPAEVTLAVPGGVKESLPDIAVKVVSDQYPQGLDPLVAKAVTGQEAPDNTLVVGLETVFHAGMVMETGLPVMETMVTVDNSARLISLGSPVGEILTSDGLTIHDGDRIVLGGVLRGTAAASPSQGVDRATTAVSLIRNPTPVAMDAACVGCGECVRRCPARLDPAMITSYAEFGQYEKAEAEAVDVCFECGLCGFFCIARRPMLQYIRLAKHELAKAKAQSGEETQP, from the coding sequence ATGAATACCCGATCGACACACACCGCCACGGCGGAGCTGACCCTGAACCGCCACTGTCCCCTGGTCACCTGCGGCCAGAAGATCGAACGCGGCGAACGCATCGCCACCGCGTCCGACCCGGGCATGGGCGACATCCACGCCCCGTTCCCGGGGTCCGTGGAACACGTGGACCCGTACCGCATCCGCATCGCCCGCGAGGGCGGCGAGACCGTGGACCCGGCCATCCTCCACGACCTGGGCGGCCAGGAGCTTCTCGCGCGGCTGCGGGAGCTCGGCGCGGACCTTCCAGCCCGCGAACAGGTGGACATTCTCATTCTCAACGGCGTGGACGAGGAGCCCGGCCTGCTTTCCAGGCGGACGCTGCTGGCCGAAAAGCTCGAAACCCTGCGCACCGGAGCATCGGCCCTGGTCCGGGGATACAAGCCAGCGGAGGTCACCCTGGCCGTTCCCGGCGGCGTGAAGGAATCCCTGCCCGACATCGCCGTCAAGGTCGTCTCCGATCAATATCCCCAGGGGCTTGATCCCCTGGTGGCCAAAGCCGTGACCGGCCAGGAGGCTCCGGACAACACCCTGGTGGTGGGGCTGGAAACGGTCTTCCACGCCGGGATGGTCATGGAAACGGGGCTGCCTGTCATGGAGACCATGGTCACGGTGGACAATTCGGCCCGGCTCATCAGCCTGGGCTCTCCCGTGGGCGAAATCCTGACCAGCGACGGCCTGACCATCCACGATGGCGACCGCATCGTTCTGGGCGGCGTGCTCCGGGGCACGGCAGCAGCTTCGCCCAGCCAGGGCGTGGACCGCGCCACCACCGCCGTGAGCCTGATCCGCAATCCGACTCCGGTGGCCATGGACGCGGCCTGCGTGGGCTGCGGCGAGTGCGTGCGCCGGTGTCCGGCCCGCCTCGATCCGGCCATGATTACCAGCTACGCAGAATTCGGCCAGTACGAAAAGGCCGAAGCCGAAGCCGTTGATGTCTGTTTCGAATGCGGCCTGTGCGGCTTCTTCTGCATCGCCCGCCGCCCCATGCTCCAATACATCAGGCTCGCCAAGCACGAATTGGCGAAAGCCAAAGCCCAGTCCGGGGAGGAAACCCAGCCGTGA
- a CDS encoding SLC13 family permease, with the protein MSDQAKSNKGKQIGFFLGPIVFVAMLLIPAPEGMKLEAWRVAAVTALMAIWWITEAIPIPATSLLPIAMFPLLGVMKSSASTAPYANHLIYLFMGGFFLAVTMERWNLHRRVALYTIKAIGTSPARMIMGFMVATAFLSMWVSNTATAMMMVPIGLAVIQQATGYDSDHLRDSSNNVGPEFNFGRGLMLGIAYAASIGGVATIIGTPPNTVMVGMVEKMFGVQIGFGQWMLFGVPLSVVTLAVAWFLLCKFLYPTGGMKLAGGAKIIDDEVKKLGPMTSQEKKIVVVGCFVATFWLARGFLAKSSFVLGIMPHFKYIGDATIGILGALILFAIPVDFKKGKFLLDWKTAVKIPWDVILLFGGGLAIANGFAKTGLAAYIASQLGALEGTSMVVFVGAVVLIIIFLTEITSNTATATLLVPIMGSAAIAMGVHPYTTIIGACVAASFAFMLPVATPPNAVVFGSGCVTIKQMAKTGVWLNLVGTILITAFVVYILPSLWGIDLGVVPEWAVIPK; encoded by the coding sequence ATGTCTGATCAGGCTAAATCCAACAAAGGCAAACAAATAGGGTTCTTTCTCGGGCCCATTGTGTTCGTCGCGATGCTGCTCATCCCGGCTCCCGAAGGCATGAAGCTGGAGGCTTGGCGCGTTGCGGCGGTCACCGCCCTGATGGCTATCTGGTGGATCACTGAAGCAATCCCCATTCCGGCCACCTCGCTGCTGCCCATCGCGATGTTCCCCCTGCTGGGCGTTATGAAATCCTCGGCCTCCACCGCGCCGTATGCAAACCACCTGATTTATCTGTTCATGGGCGGCTTCTTCCTGGCCGTGACCATGGAACGGTGGAACCTGCATCGCCGCGTGGCCCTGTACACCATCAAGGCCATCGGAACCAGTCCGGCCCGAATGATAATGGGCTTCATGGTCGCCACTGCGTTCCTGTCCATGTGGGTGTCCAACACCGCCACGGCCATGATGATGGTGCCCATCGGGCTGGCCGTCATCCAGCAGGCCACGGGCTACGACTCCGATCACCTGCGCGACAGCAGCAACAACGTCGGTCCCGAATTCAACTTCGGCCGCGGCCTGATGCTCGGTATCGCCTACGCGGCCTCCATCGGCGGCGTGGCGACCATCATCGGCACCCCGCCCAACACCGTCATGGTGGGCATGGTCGAAAAAATGTTCGGCGTGCAGATCGGCTTCGGCCAGTGGATGCTCTTCGGCGTTCCGCTGTCCGTTGTCACCCTGGCCGTGGCCTGGTTCCTGCTCTGCAAGTTCCTGTACCCCACTGGCGGCATGAAACTGGCGGGCGGCGCCAAGATCATTGACGACGAAGTAAAAAAACTCGGCCCCATGACCAGCCAAGAAAAGAAAATCGTCGTCGTGGGCTGCTTCGTGGCCACCTTCTGGCTGGCGCGCGGCTTCCTGGCCAAATCTTCCTTCGTGCTCGGCATCATGCCCCACTTCAAGTACATCGGCGACGCCACAATCGGTATCCTCGGCGCACTGATTCTGTTCGCGATCCCGGTGGACTTCAAGAAGGGCAAGTTCCTTCTGGATTGGAAAACCGCGGTCAAGATTCCCTGGGATGTCATCCTGCTCTTCGGCGGCGGTCTCGCCATCGCCAACGGTTTCGCCAAGACCGGCCTGGCGGCCTACATCGCCAGCCAGCTCGGCGCGCTCGAAGGCACCAGCATGGTCGTCTTCGTCGGCGCGGTGGTCCTGATTATCATCTTCCTGACGGAGATCACCTCGAACACCGCCACCGCCACCCTGCTCGTGCCCATCATGGGCTCCGCGGCAATCGCCATGGGCGTGCATCCGTACACAACCATCATCGGCGCCTGCGTGGCGGCCTCCTTCGCCTTCATGCTCCCGGTGGCCACCCCGCCGAACGCCGTCGTATTCGGCAGCGGATGCGTGACCATCAAACAGATGGCCAAGACAGGCGTATGGCTCAACCTGGTAGGAACGATCCTGATTACAGCCTTCGTGGTTTACATCCTCCCGTCCCTCTGGGGCATCGACCTCGGCGTCGTGCCGGAATGGGCGGTCATACCCAAGTAA
- a CDS encoding fumarate reductase iron-sulfur subunit, translated as MGRQLKFEIFRYNPEKKGDVPHMQEYILDETPNMTLFIALNRLREEQDPSLIFDFCCRAGICGACAMVINGRPGLACQTKTKDQPGHIILHPLPVFKLVGDLSVDTGVWFRDMYAKTESWVHTKKVFDPAKEEERMDNSVAEQIYELERCIECGCCIAACGTARLRDDFMGAAALNRIARFVVDPRDERTDEQYFEVIGNDNGIFGCMGLLACEDVCPKGLPLQNQLGFLRRKMGITAMKQIFRKK; from the coding sequence ATGGGTAGACAACTTAAATTCGAAATATTCCGGTATAATCCCGAGAAGAAGGGCGATGTTCCGCACATGCAGGAGTACATCCTGGACGAGACGCCGAACATGACCCTGTTCATCGCCCTGAACCGGCTGCGCGAGGAGCAGGACCCGAGCCTGATCTTCGACTTCTGTTGCCGGGCGGGCATCTGCGGCGCCTGCGCCATGGTCATCAACGGCCGTCCCGGCCTGGCTTGCCAGACCAAGACCAAGGACCAGCCCGGGCACATCATCCTGCACCCCCTGCCGGTCTTCAAGCTCGTGGGCGACCTGTCCGTGGACACCGGCGTCTGGTTCCGGGACATGTACGCCAAGACCGAATCCTGGGTGCATACCAAAAAAGTCTTCGACCCCGCCAAGGAAGAGGAGCGCATGGACAACTCCGTGGCCGAGCAGATCTACGAGCTCGAACGCTGCATTGAGTGCGGCTGCTGCATCGCGGCCTGCGGAACCGCCCGCCTGCGCGACGATTTCATGGGGGCCGCGGCTCTGAACCGCATCGCCCGCTTCGTGGTGGACCCCCGCGACGAACGCACGGACGAGCAGTACTTCGAGGTTATCGGCAACGACAACGGCATCTTCGGCTGCATGGGCCTCCTGGCCTGCGAGGACGTCTGTCCCAAGGGGTTGCCCCTGCAGAACCAGCTCGGCTTCCTGCGCCGCAAGATGGGCATCACCGCAATGAAGCAGATATTCAGGAAGAAGTAA
- a CDS encoding Fe-S-containing hydro-lyase: MAEYKLNTPLTDEDIAQLKAGDVVFLTGTIYSARDAAHKKLVDLLDAGKELPFKLEGAAIYYVGPSPAPPGRPIGAAGPTTSYRMDSYAPRLYSLGLKATIGKGKRDEATRKAMQDYTAVYFGATGGAGALLSNSIVESNVIAFEELGPEAIREMKVEDFPLLVINDSHGGELYAVPDRKAAGIE, translated from the coding sequence ATGGCTGAATACAAGCTGAACACCCCGTTGACCGATGAAGACATCGCCCAACTCAAGGCGGGCGACGTGGTCTTCCTGACCGGGACCATCTACTCCGCGCGCGATGCGGCCCACAAGAAGCTCGTGGACCTGCTCGACGCGGGCAAGGAACTGCCCTTCAAGCTCGAAGGCGCGGCCATCTACTACGTCGGTCCTTCCCCGGCGCCTCCGGGCCGTCCCATCGGCGCCGCCGGTCCGACCACCAGCTACCGCATGGATTCCTACGCCCCGCGCCTCTACTCCCTGGGGCTCAAGGCCACCATCGGCAAAGGCAAGCGCGACGAGGCCACCCGCAAGGCCATGCAGGACTACACCGCCGTCTACTTCGGCGCCACCGGCGGCGCGGGCGCCCTGTTGTCCAACTCCATCGTGGAGTCAAACGTCATCGCCTTCGAGGAACTCGGCCCCGAGGCCATCCGCGAAATGAAGGTCGAGGACTTCCCCCTGCTCGTCATCAACGATTCCCACGGCGGCGAATTATACGCCGTGCCCGACCGCAAGGCCGCGGGCATCGAATAA
- a CDS encoding cytochrome c3 family protein — MRSKSKIFPVLAATIVLLAVAIIGYVRSGQTQPMPVRILFENNGGKVLFSHLVHHRDYQIECSRCHHDKAQPIVSPQDEALACGSCHPNDFDDTFVNDHMDSFPNESYCVRCHHVEYDSVRFDHEAHTDYASDCYDCHHGQDIEPEPQKCNNCHTEKSTDKLLSMREAGHQSCGQCHEDMFDKGLSSCKSCHIPKDMTDYKGDFSACTQCHESETRELVLPRMNAFHDQCMSCHEEMGAGPYGPDNCKQCHISR; from the coding sequence ATGCGTTCAAAATCGAAGATATTTCCCGTCCTTGCGGCGACCATAGTGCTCCTGGCGGTGGCCATCATCGGATACGTCCGATCGGGCCAGACGCAGCCGATGCCAGTGCGCATCCTGTTCGAGAACAACGGGGGGAAGGTGCTCTTCTCCCACCTGGTTCACCACAGGGACTACCAGATCGAATGCTCCCGCTGTCACCACGACAAGGCGCAACCGATCGTTTCCCCACAGGACGAAGCCCTGGCCTGCGGCTCCTGCCATCCCAACGACTTCGACGACACTTTCGTGAACGACCACATGGACTCCTTCCCCAACGAGTCCTACTGCGTGCGCTGCCATCACGTGGAGTACGACTCCGTGCGCTTCGATCATGAGGCGCACACCGACTACGCCTCGGACTGCTACGACTGTCATCACGGCCAGGACATCGAGCCGGAACCGCAGAAGTGCAACAACTGCCATACGGAAAAGAGCACGGACAAGCTCCTGTCCATGCGCGAGGCCGGGCACCAAAGCTGCGGCCAATGCCACGAGGACATGTTCGACAAGGGACTTTCCAGTTGCAAGTCCTGCCACATCCCCAAGGACATGACCGACTACAAGGGCGATTTCTCGGCCTGCACCCAGTGCCACGAGTCAGAGACCAGGGAGCTGGTCCTGCCCCGCATGAACGCTTTCCACGACCAGTGCATGTCCTGTCACGAGGAGATGGGCGCAGGTCCCTACGGCCCCGACAACTGCAAACAATGCCACATCAGCAGGTAG
- a CDS encoding fumarate hydratase — translation MRTIQTSEIIDAVAKMCVSANTELPADVRNKLELAMAEETSPSAKEVLRQLLENADLAHNTKLPLCQDTGLAVFFVEVGDDVRIEGGNLREAINEGTRRGYKDGFLRKSACDPLSRANTGDGTPAIIHFDFVPGDKLKISFMAKGGGAENMSRVTMLAPAQGWEGIKKFVVNRVAEAGPNPCPPTVIGVGVGGTFEHAAKIAKRGLLRKLDDTHPDPDIAAKEKELVDAINALGIGPMGLGGKTTVLGVKITMEPCHLASLPLAVNVQCHSQRHEEVIL, via the coding sequence ATGCGTACCATTCAGACCAGCGAAATCATCGACGCCGTCGCCAAGATGTGCGTCAGCGCCAACACCGAGCTGCCCGCCGACGTGCGCAACAAGCTCGAACTGGCCATGGCAGAGGAAACCAGCCCTTCCGCCAAGGAAGTGCTTCGCCAGCTCCTGGAAAACGCGGATCTGGCACACAACACCAAACTGCCCCTGTGTCAGGACACCGGCCTCGCCGTCTTCTTCGTGGAAGTGGGCGACGACGTGCGCATCGAGGGCGGCAACCTGCGTGAAGCCATCAACGAAGGCACCCGCAGGGGCTACAAGGACGGCTTCCTGCGCAAGTCCGCCTGTGATCCGCTCTCCCGCGCCAACACCGGCGACGGCACTCCGGCCATCATCCACTTCGACTTCGTGCCCGGCGACAAGCTCAAGATCTCGTTCATGGCCAAGGGCGGCGGAGCCGAGAACATGTCCCGCGTGACCATGCTCGCCCCGGCCCAGGGCTGGGAAGGCATCAAGAAGTTCGTGGTCAACCGCGTGGCCGAGGCAGGCCCCAACCCCTGCCCGCCCACTGTCATCGGCGTGGGCGTAGGCGGAACCTTCGAACACGCCGCCAAGATCGCCAAGCGCGGACTCCTGCGCAAACTGGACGACACTCATCCCGATCCGGACATCGCGGCCAAGGAAAAGGAACTCGTAGACGCCATCAACGCGCTCGGCATCGGCCCCATGGGATTGGGCGGAAAGACCACCGTGCTCGGCGTCAAGATCACCATGGAACCGTGCCACCTGGCGAGCCTGCCCTTGGCAGTCAACGTGCAGTGCCACTCCCAGCGGCATGAGGAGGTCATACTGTAA
- the rnfG gene encoding RnfABCDGE type electron transport complex subunit G, which yields MKEMMKMMIVLSLICGIAGITLAALKQVTAPIIEEQVLTYVQAPAIQSVLSDYDNDPIKDRRKFEVDGRTVIVFPALKDGRLIGLAFETSGKGYGGNIGVMVGFDVDAATLTGIGITTLKETPGLGARVAEHGYTTQFRGHSLDSVDLKKNGGDIEAVAGATISSNGTVSAVREAIAIFNALKGKLAGGWS from the coding sequence ATGAAGGAAATGATGAAAATGATGATCGTCCTGTCGCTCATCTGCGGCATCGCGGGCATCACCCTGGCCGCGCTCAAGCAGGTCACGGCCCCGATCATCGAGGAACAGGTCCTGACCTATGTGCAGGCCCCGGCCATCCAGTCGGTCCTGAGCGACTACGACAACGACCCCATCAAGGACCGCCGGAAGTTCGAAGTGGACGGCCGGACCGTGATCGTGTTCCCGGCCCTCAAGGACGGACGGCTCATCGGGCTGGCTTTCGAGACCTCGGGCAAGGGATACGGCGGGAACATCGGCGTCATGGTCGGATTCGACGTCGACGCCGCGACCCTTACCGGCATAGGCATCACCACTCTCAAGGAAACTCCGGGCCTGGGCGCGCGCGTGGCCGAGCACGGATACACCACCCAATTCAGGGGCCACTCCCTGGATAGCGTGGACCTGAAGAAGAACGGCGGCGACATCGAAGCTGTGGCCGGGGCGACCATCTCCTCCAACGGCACCGTGTCCGCGGTCCGCGAGGCCATCGCCATCTTCAACGCCCTGAAGGGCAAACTCGCCGGCGGCTGGTCGTAA